Part of the Salminus brasiliensis chromosome 2, fSalBra1.hap2, whole genome shotgun sequence genome, CCAAACTGTTTTTTATCATTTGATGTCTCTACCCTTTTTTTATAATGGAATGTTGTTTAATGATGGGGTTTTGTATTCAGATTTATCAGAACATTTCCCCATATTTAATGActcattaattcatttaaactaAATTAAAGATATGAAGAAAATAATAGATACATTAATTATGAGTAAGCCAAATAtttctaaatgtaaatacatgctTGCACTTATTTTGTGGGATGAATTATATGAGAAAAAGTTTATGAATGTTATCAGCTTTAGTTTTAAAGAATGTTTTCCAATTTGAACTTCACTTAGAAATACAGACAATATTTTAACAAGCCTTGGTTTACAGTAGATTTACTGAAGATGTTGAGGAAATAATAAATTGAATACAAATGTTATATacatcctactactactactactattactactaataataataataataataacattaataataatcatacaaaaataaatatatttctgtATGATTGTTGTTAGTTGTTACAAAGAAAAACTATTACAGAGGTAACATCAGTCATATCAGATGGTAAAAATTCTTTCAACAATCCATCTAATATTGCATATAaatgtttaacatttaacattttttaatttttttttggtaaattcTGGTTATGAGTCAGctaataatatttgtatttgtcttGTTAATCCCCAGGATTTTATTACAAAATATCTTATTTTATCTCTTCTTTTAAATCTATGCATATACAAGAAATAAGTGATAGAatttataaattaaaaatatctTCAATAGCTAGTCATGGCAGTATTTCAGAATTCCTTGTCAAGCACGTGGAGGAGGTAATATTGCAACCACATAACATTTCTTTATCTTTGAAAACAGGTGTTAAAATGTGTTCCTATGTTTAAAGCAGATGATCTATGTTGTTTTAATAGCTATAGGCCTATAACAGTTTTGCCATGTTTTTCaaagatattagaaaaaaaacatttcctccacatccagggaggttagcAACAGTGCCATTGCCTATACACTTTTTACACTGGACACAGTGATCACAGAAACATTACAATCTCTAGAGAGTCTTTCAACAGGACAGTTTTTGTTATTATGCCTGTGGACAGTTCTTtactcttctttcttttcttcgtGCTCAGTGTCGTTCACAGGCACAAAAATCTTTCTCTAATTAAACTGGAAACACTTGATTTCTATACTGCTAGCACCTGTTACTTTACCACAAATACACATTGTGTCAAAAGGTGTCAATTATAATAATTTGCCCTGTCAATTCATTGAATTCTGTGTGGATTGGTATCAGATTTGACTTGTTTACATGCTGTTccaaagcaaacaaaacaaataaaccaaTTCCAACATTTGTTACTGCAACAGTATTTTGGGaaataaaaaagtgtttattttttgccataactttatctgtaaattatttttatCTGTGGAacattgtgatatagtattaattatttagaaataataaaatataatgtaatttttttgtttgtttgtttttgctttcgTCTGCAAAAGGTTTCACTCAAGCAGAGAAAAACCGGTTTAGTAAAATGAAAAGTTTAATTAACAGACTTGGTACAGCAACAGGATtcccagtaaaaaaaacacttgaagCCTACCGATTGTATTACACATTCCCAACCTGTCAGGAGCAAAAGGAAATCACAGGTAAATGTAGACTTAAAGTAAGATAAAGTCTATCTAGCACCTATACATGTCAATCAATAGAATTACACTACATCTATGGAAAATCTAAAAACAAACCAATTCACTCTCTGTTTTTTCACGAACAGGAATGGATGCTGACCAGAACACTGTGGAGGATCTCATGTTGCGGCTCTGCTATCAGGAGATCATTAGTCAAGGGATGTCAGTGTGTTTATTCACTGCTGACGGAATGCCATTCACAGATGACCCTTTTTTCAACACATGTGAGTGATCATTATTGCCTGTTAAAAAGAAATTCTGTGGTATGACCCCATGCAAGTGACACACCAACAATATTTGATGTATAGTTTATTCATCTGTCAATAGTTTTTTAAAAGGGGATGAGAATAATCCTCAGCCATTGCTACATAGTCAGATATTTACTATTTCAATTCAAACGACTAGTGATTTGCTGTCTTGTTTCTGTTAATTTGTTTGAAATTTATTTTACTGTGAATTAATAAGTTACAAATATAGTAATTTCTACAATAATCATTAGTTACATTTGTAAAATTTTTGGTTCTGCTATGCCTTTTGTAGCGCCTTATTTTTAGGACTACATAATGTACACCATCACTGCTGGAACAAAATGTTATCTATAACATGGAAATATTATAAGAAATGgaaatttataaatatatataatatttatacatttccttttcttataatatttatactggttacaTAATCAGATATattaaagacaacaaaaagtaacaACAGTCTTCAAAAATTGAAATATGTTTGTCATAAATCTGTTTTGTAATTAATATCTTACCTTATGGTAAATTAATGGATATTTTATAtaagtaaatgtgtttattttcaACATTGTAAAAAATAATCTGCTTTATGTTCTGCCTCATATTTTGTCACCCAGCTTTGTCAGAACAATATTACTTGTGCAGAGAGGAATTGACAAAATTAGTTTTAAATTATTGTTGATGTGTTGGCTTGGAAtattactgttaaaaataaccAGAaagttattttatttgttattattagtcTGTTTTACTATGGAAATACACAGTGAAGTTAtcactgtaaataaaatgtatacttTAGTTTATGTATACTTTAAGTTATGGAATgtaattctttttatttttgtaattccTTTTAGGGTCACTGAGGGACAGGCATATTGACAATGGAGACAAACTGTATGCTATTTTTACACCGAAAGAAAATCTGAAAGACTCTCCTCAGTACCGAATGcaaaatgacattaaaaatgAAGGACCACATACTGTCCACTGCCACATTATGCTCAAGGTAGTGCAGTTCTAGGAGAAAATCAAAACTTTGGATATTAAATTCTGATGAAGCACAACAATGAAGGCCTGACAATATTTCTTATTATAAGGGAAATATTAAGGAAACCCAGATAAAGAGCAAATATGAGGTTTAGAATGCTCCAGATGAGTTCAggtgtaaaaacaaaacaaaaatgaaatcaGCAGTTCTGTTTTAAAAGCAAATTATGGAGacaaaaagacttttttttttatttaaaagtttgTAAAATGTCAATTGTAAAAGGtagaaaaatgtaatttacaatCAATAACATTTACATACAATTCTTATGGATAGtacattttatttctttaaagcaacattatgtagcatttctactTTAATTTAGCAGCTTCAGAATTATGCTAATGCTCCATGACTCTAACAGGGAGAActtctctccagaactgtgtaacgctgtgTAACCCGAGCAACAAATACCAAATCTGCTTTAAACTattctttttctggggcagCATGAGTGACAATAGTGATAAATAAGATTTTGGTCTTaagtttacttttttatatatgatCAAACATGGATCATAATTCAGAACAGGATCATAAATACACAGGATAATAAATATCCCACATACCAATTATTAATTCAGTGAAactgaaagttccaacatgTCTTTTAACTTGGTAGTGATCATGATCAGGACTACAGccggtagcttctctgtgcttcATTAAAAGGGGTTGATTTTACTcattgacaatccaacacacactcactgattgtgtgtgtgtgttcactgcacagatgggcagaagccaaattccatctgtgtcacaaatgGTATATATGCTTGTCTTGTCTGATCACAGATTTACACAAGCCAGAAATGTCTTTTAGAGCCATTTGTAAACATCATATGATTCTAGAGATTCTAAGCTGTAAAATGGATAAGCATGCTAACATTTAAGCTTTTGAAATGGTTTCCCAAAGTcaacacttttaaaaatgtggACTGTGAATAGCAGTCAGGTATCCATCAAGAATATTGACAGAAACGTGGTGTGTATGATTATATTTTTTACTCTGTGGTGATTCAGAAGTTGAGACCAAATTTTGTTGTTTCCTTGAAAGATGTATGATGTCGCACATTCTGCACCAAGAAAAAGAATAGTTCACAGTAAAATTGGTATTTGCTGCTCCTGGACTTCCCCTACattggaatgtttttttttttgacaagatAGACACAGAATCAGCATCTGAAATCATTGTCCAAAATTGCCACCACAATCAGTATTTCCATTAACATATACTTTTTTGTCATCAAAAAGGGGAACCATGAAATTAAACTGGACCTGGAGAAAAATACTTTGACTGACTTGAAAGAAAAACTTTCACTGACAACTGGAATACCTGCACAATTGTTTTATCCAAAGTAATGATTACTTGTTTTTATGTATATCCGTGAATTGacatatagaaatataaataaaggtgttttattattattacttgcTATTAGTAGTAAGAATAGTATCATTATCTTTAAGGAAAAAAGTGTTGTACTTTAACTTTTGTGACTCTTTCCAACAGGGATAACAATACCAGGATTTACAGTGAAACACTGAATAATCTTCGGATCAGTAAAGATAAAACAGTGCATTTCATCTTGTCCTCTTTTCATGATATCATACCACCTTTGATTGAGACCTTCCACAGTGATGTTAAACCTTCAGTACCACAAACTCCAAAGGGACTGAGCATTTTCTTCTCAACACTGCAATCTATTGTAAGTTAAGTGGGAAAACATGATACCACTTAATTTAAACTGAATCATTATAGTGTTGGATTAAAGTGTTGGATTTATCTCCAGTTAACATACTCATTTAAGttatttttaaaagattaaCTCAATCTGTAAGATGGAGCATTTGGAATGGTAGCTTTGTTTGAAGATTtgttaatgaaaaaaaacaggaattACAAAGAGTGCAATGCAAGCTGCATCAGGTGGCATGGCTCTTTCTGTCATTTTAGGTTGTGGCAGATGCCTTGACTCCATTTCAGGTCGAGTTCACAGTCCTCTGGCCTGAAATGTTGACTGCTTATCAAAAAGCTGACTAATTACaattatttgttttaaaaatatatagttttgttgtgtgtgataatatataatagttGTGATGCTGTAGTTTATATCTTACAAATGGATTAATTATAACTGGTTGTGTAGCTTCTAAATTTGATGTCTTACATGGCAGTTTGTTTCTGGAAGGTTTGTCTGTGCTtggttattttgcatttcttgtAAATTAAGATGGTTCTTGGCCGCACTGAGCTATTAAATGTACCCGACTCTGTGATTTTGGTGTGAGGTAGGGTTTAAACAAACTTGTGTTCTCCTCTTGTAGAAAAATAGACATTGTGGAGATGAGTTTAAGAAAGTGATTGCACATATTCGAAAGCTCAGTGGATGTAATGCCCTGGCTCAAAGTCTGTACCAGCTCATCTGCAGAGCTACAATTATTACCAGAGTTCAGAAGGTAATGTAGTCATTAATAATAACCCTACAATTTGCTGGCAAACAGAAAGCACCTACTTCATAtgatgttttccttttttcttttcaggttGCCGTTGTGGAAGGGTTGTACTTCCTTTTCAGGGAAATGTTGCCAAGCCGAACTAAAAGATATGGGGACAAGATAATTGAAGATGAGGATGTTTTTGAACATTCGCCTGTTTGCTGGGCCTACCTTTTATCTCAGGGAGAGGTAAATATCCTATATGtcttttttttgctgaatgaaaatatcaaataaaataaaaataaaaaaatttgaTCCTTTCTGCAAATCCAAATATAAGTAATACATTCTCACTCAACGACCATGGGTTGCATGAAATTAAAGGTATTTGATGTTAGTTTAAATATATCAAAGCACCACCAGCTAGCAATCCCCACTAGCAATCTCCACTGCAGTTTATGCTGTGCACTATTGGCCTCAGTAGCATTATAACATAATAACATATAGTGTTTGAACATTTGCAAGTAGCAAAAATGCTAATGTTAGTCAGTCGTAGACAATGCTTAACAAGCCCATTGTGGTCCAACAGTTGTGAAATACACATCAGTATCTGACCTTATTAATTCTCTGGTAGCCTAAATGCAGTCCAATCTTACTCACAGTAATGTTTCAGACCAAAATCAGATTCAGATTTATTGACACAGGATGTTCAGATTTATTGACACATAACATCCTATCTGTCTATTTTCTCTGTAGTACTGAACAAAATAGACATTGTATATATAATGTGCATACAGCACACttagtatacagtatacaggcAATACAACAACTGTAATAAACTGTACAAGAACAATAATATACAGATAATGTACAAATTatttacaacaacaaaaaaacctcTGTTAGTGCAGTATTGCAAAcaacagtagtgtaactgttTGGAAATGAAAAATGTGGTGGGCAGTGTTATGGATGTGAAGCAAGGTGTAATAACTATACAGTAGTTTGGTTCTAGCAGATGACATCACTGAACAACTATTTATGAGAGTGATGGCATGAGGAAAAAAGTGTTAAGCCTTTCTAAAAGAGTATAGGCTGTTACAATACCCTTGGTTTTTGGAGAAACaccaaatgagcaggtgttcccTATACTGTCCTCTCTGAGTGTATATTGAAGATACACAGGTTGGCAGTGAGTTAAACTGTCTTCAAGAATGCAATGTAGAGCTCCAGTATGTATTCTTAAAGAATTTGGTGAAAATACTGTTGTTTTCTAAAGGCACCATTGGACATCCGACAGTTTTCAAATAATCACTACACACATAATTCTAttcacacagtgcagaataaaTAGAATATCCACTACAATGTGGTCATATAGTGCAATTTGAAGAAGGTGGCTTTGTGTCCTCTATGTTGTTGTATGATGTTACGGTTTCTTCACATTGTAATGAGGTATGCACATATTCTTTGCTTTTCAACATTCCTCATGTATTTCTCTCTTCAGAACGAGAGCTCAGAGCATGAAAATTATGCTCCAATATCTCTGAAGGCCCAGTCAACAGATCTGCGTCTCTCTGAGCCAGTGCGAATACCAGGAGTGCCTGAAGTCTTTGACAGAGAGTATGTTCTGGAGAAAATAAAGAGTAAGAACCATTTCCACTTACaagcatgtttattttattgttactgATTGTTCTGAAAACAGAACTTTCTTAAACATTCACTATAATTCATTTAGACAGTGAGAAAATCCCCAACTGCAGTGAGGAGAACCTTAGAGAAACATCAATTCAAAGAGCAACGGATGTTGAGAAGATGTTGCTCAGTCTCCCGCCATCGATTCATCCTTTCCCACTTTGGATTTCATATAATGCTGATCAAACCTTTTGCAAGTATGATTCATTTGACAAATGTCATTGCTGGGGGACAATATATGACTTAATAATAGACATAAACTGCTGATTAACTGGCTGCTCTTTACTGTATTATTAAATAGTAACTGCGATACCAGATACCATTTTTGTGTATTATAAATCATAATCTTTTGCACAATGCTTAACTATGCACTGAGTCTATACAAATTGAGAACTTTAGCCTCAAGGCTGTGTCTAAAAAACCCATTattcatcatttaaaaaatcattaatGCAGCTGTCCATAGCAATCACGCAAAAAGAGAATGGCCATGTATTCTATGTAAAACAGACATAATCCAGGGAGCAAATGTTTGTACTGATCAAGATtgtattttttagttttagaaTACATCTGGATAAAACTTATACCCAGATGAGCGAGGAACTTAAAAAGTACCCCTACATAAACATTACTCCACCACTACAACTGAAGGCTCTAGGAACTGAAGGACCATGCTTGGTGCGTCTCAGTGAAAGTAAGGAATCTTTTGCTACACTTTTTTCTGTCAAataaagagggaaagagaacaGGTATGCTCTTTTGGACTCCCAGACAGGCTGTGGCATCACAGAGGATTGAATCTGCCACCTCATGATGACAGAGTCAACACTAAAGATAGAGCCAGGTTAATTGGAGCCTGTTGCTTCAACACTTTGGCACTTTTTAAATGTCACAAGCTTATCTGCACTGGTGGCAGGCTGGAAAACTggataatttaaaaaaaaaaaaaaattttaataccaatatacaaaataaaagtatcCCAATAAACTATAAACTAGAACAAAACTACACGAAACTGCAGACTTACTCTATGTACAAACATAAGCTGCATACAAATTGAAAATTCAATTGTGATGAAATCGATACAATGAAATCATATTTctgtagtttttttgtttggatTTACATTGAGGCCAGTCATTTTCATTATAGCCACAAGTGGGCAcatataataatagaaaaatatCAAAAAAGATCTTATAATAtaaatcatattatattataaattttAAACAAAAATTACAATAACTAAGTCCACCAAACCTTATGGACAAAAATAGCAAGTGTTTTTCTCTTTGCACAGATAGCAAATAGAGACATCTGTCTCTGCATTTGATTTCATTCAGTGCACCCCATTCATTGCACCctaactccccaattcatcccaaaagtactggatggagctcctccaccatcattccagagaacacagctcttccactgctccacagctcaatgctggggggctttatacccctctagcccacgcctgacataggcatggtgccaatagggtcatgtccTTTAACTGCTTATCAGTCATATTCTcttggcagttcttctttagAGGGACTAGACTCActctgcgtcagcaatgggtagacacatatacactctctctctctctttctctctctctctctctctctctctctatatatatatatatatatatatatatatatatatataacattaaccCAACCTGAACATGGAGCATTGTACTCACCCGACTGCTGAGGAAGCTGCCGCAAGAGTTGAGGAATACAGATGTAGGGCTGCATCAAACTATTATTTAATGATTATTTAAAGATTCATCTAATTACTAATTTATTGATCAttctaaatgttttttgtttgtgtgtctggTTAGTTAACCATAATAATGCAAGTAAATATTTCGCTTAATATTTTAATAGTGTCTTTAAACATCTTTTCTTACAAACACAAGTGCACTTCAAGGAATTATTTTGTAGCACATTTTCGAGACATAGCAGCATAGCAGCATGTCTTCATCAAGCTGTAAATGTCATTTCTGCACCACTGCAGTTATGGTAGCATAACACCAAACACCATTTTTCGGCTGTTTatatgtttcttttttctttaatgcCTGGGTACAAATGGGAATATCTAgcatccatgccatgaagaattgCTGCTTTAAGAGCAGTCTTAATGTAGTCTCTCAATAAACTGCTAagtgtgtatgtactgtattttgCTTGGGATTTTTGATGCTGTTGTTTGTCACTCTTACAGAAAACGTTGGCATGTATATAAGTAAAGACAAAGTGACTCCTCAAGTAATCAAGGTGTTCGACTGTCTTTCTGGGAAAGAAGTCAGTGTGAATGCTGATGAGCTGGCTAATTTGTAAGTACTAGTGTGTTCTCAGTTATTCGGAACaactttatttatgctgtttTATTGCAACGCTGAGAGATCTGAGCAGACACTCACTGACGCTGAGACTTTAAGAAAACAAAATccaaacacagtaaaaaaaaaaaagttcaaactgTTAAATGAGGTCAAGACGTGATTACAAGCATCATCTGATTGAACATCAAAATTCAGGTATGGTTGTGTGATCTGGTTGTGAGGGTTAACAATCTTAAAGATTGCTGTAATTTTGCAAAAATGAATTTGGGGAGTTTGTCAGATAGTTTTAAACTACTCCTGGTTTTATTGGTTTTAATTTAAATCCTCTACATATCCAAGACTGGACGAGCTTGGATTTTGCATTCTTGCGTGGTTTTATCTATGCCAGACTCAAAATGTTAGGATTGTCACCTGGATATGTTCACAATTACGGATCTCTGAAATCTGATTTCTTTGTGTGTTGTAGACTGAGAGACATAGGAGCTGACCAAACTTTCAGAGTGACGAAAACACCAAAAGAAGCCATAGTGGTATGTTAACAAACAGAGTAAGATTTTAAATAATGACTGTGTGTTAGCTAGTTCTCTTTATTGTGAGAGGGGCAAATCTCAGCTATTTGTAACTATGATGTAATACATAGTACACAAGGACACTGCATGTTTTAGGCACACATGAAAGTACATGGAATGAATCACAATTGTttaaacttaataaataaataaataaataatacatgaataaattaGTAATAATCTCAACCTTTCCCTTGTACATTTTGAACCCATCCTGTGTCCAAGCAAAgaaaatcttaaaataaaatgttcaatgAAGAGTTTCCAGAACTGTGAATTTTACCCATCTCATGTCTTTGGTGTCATGATAAATTGTTGTAAAATTGAACACATTTTGTTTTAGGTTCTCTTCGATTCAAGCTCTTCAATGAAAAAAGAATGTTTTGACACTCAGTGCCAGATGACTCGAATTGATGCTATTAAACAAGTGTTTGATAGCTTCTCCAACCGATGCATGGCTTATGGCTGGTCAAATTTTACTCTAAAGTAAAAACTCTTCATACCTTTACAGAGAACTTGGAAACCTTTAAGGTAATTTCTACCTGCTTTTTCTTCAtatctttgctttttttcttcgTTTACAATATGATGGCAGACAGATAAAGggaaaacaaataaatcaatCGAGCAGAGAGTTctagcagcaacagcagcaaagTCAAcatgaaatattattttttcccccaaatggcaacatgtaaacacagcattaTAATTtagtattaaaaatgtttaaggtAGTGCTCCCAGTGGCATCTCAATTTGTGGTTGGAGTAACATTAACATGATATAAAATAGTAAGAAACCAGAATTACTATTTCAATATGTTTTACATATCTTTAAATATATCTAAACATATCtttaaatgtatctttaaatacttaaatgcaatatttgtaataaaatgtaaaatacataTTACTTAGGTAGTGTTCAAATCTTGAGGCAAATAACTTATCATGGAAtacttattaataatttattgtctacctaattattattttgatgAAGTGATGCCAGGTAGAAGGTATATAAACATCCATTGTAATTGTAGCTACATAGCTTTACAAATTGCATTTATTTTCCTAATTACCTACTATTATACCCCCAACGACATGTATATTTGTATGTGGGCATGATCATTGTGAGATATATGTGTCACGCCCGTGCGCCCGTacgccccaggggcggtcccGGGCCGCGGCTgacaggcgatcaagaactcccccttcaaagtcttgtcatgttcatgtcatgtttagttacgTTCTGGACTTTTATGTTAAAAAGGACTCTTGTGTTGACCCCCATCGTCTtcatcttggttttaggttgtgtttgtcatgtgtctgttcatcgTTTGGTGAATGTGtatcacctgtgggctggtgtatttaaagagggctagtgtcagctgctgggggccgagaattactcttagtGCAACCAATGCACTCAGGATACTCAGTGTTCACTGGTCTAGTCTGTGAGTCCGTCTGTATCTAGAGGACTCTTCTGGCCGTAGCTAGGCAGTATTATTCTCAGGGTCTGTTTGggggctactgcaggtctgcggcgatcTCGCCAGGCTTCACGGTTTTAGTGGGCTCGGGACCGGTTTGGTCATCTAGGTTGGCGGCTGACTCCCCACTCCCACGAGTCCCAGGCTCGGCCTGGTGGTTTATGTTTCTGTATAGCGGTTCAGGCTCAGCCCCGGCAACTAGTACAGCCCTAGTGCCtcgccagccccaggtgtgttcttctGTTTTGCCCCTCTTGGTTGTCacggttgttgtttctgttcttCTTTGCCCCTCGTCATTCTTGCTGctctttctgtttgttttaaggtttaTTGTCCCACCATAAACTTCTCACTTTGGTCCattccctgcgagtgttcacccattCTTGTCAAACCGTGTGGATCATGACAGTATGCCCTGAGCATTGGGATTTTACAGTAATTGAGAGATTTTAATTCATAAACAAAAAATTCTGCTCTTCTACTTTCAGGAATATGTTCATGGTCTTCAGACATCAACAGGGACTTTTCTTTACGATGCTTTGAATCATGGAATTGAAGAACTTGCTCAAGTTAAAGAGAGATTTCCAGACTGCAAATGTCGCATTCTGTGTTTGACTGATGGTGTTGACACTGGGTATGCTGCTCaagtaaaatgtttttgtatCATGACACCatgagaaagaaaccttgagaaTACCTTAAAACAGGGACCTATGCCcctctggtcaacaccagaTGGCAAAGCAAGACCAATAAGAATTATAGACTATAATGATATGACCAATGAATAACATTTGAATATTTGTATATAaccaaaattaaaagaaaagtttaataataaagtaataacaCTTAAGTAAGCAGTTGGCAGTGAATCAATGATACATGATGCTTTTGCTGAGCTGAATTAGTCATGTGAAaaggttaggacaccccatgaaaacattTGCTTATTTTAATAGATTCAAACATCTGAACAgttgatcttcatttaaacaatattgagTAGTTCTAACTTATACATCTCAAGATTCATCTGTCCTGGTCTTTGTTTTGATTACTTTACTTAGTAGTCTAATTTTCTTAAATTgcttattacatttttatttaccatTACTATTTGAATTTTTTCTTCTATTTTAGTTGTTATGTTGTAAATATTTCTGTTGCTTTCAtatttttatcctttttatttacctctcttgatttgtaattattgcTCAGCTACACTGTAAATGAGGGGTTTTCTCAGTGTATTTCTGATAATTAAAGGTTGGATTGATTATCAAGTATAATTTATAATGAGGTAATCTTGACAATTATTTGTAAACCCTTCTTCTGACATCAGTTTTCCTGCTGCATGCAGTGTGCCTACCTAATGCTCTAGTCTATTCTATTAGCTAATTTAAGATTCCAAGTGACTCCAAATGCATTTTGTTTTTCTGAAACTACAGGTCGACGTGCACATCAGTTAATGTCGCAAAGAAACTGATGATGTCACACATCGTTGTTGATGCTATAATTGTTGGCACAGGGCGCAACACTGTGTTACATGGAATCAGCAATGTCACAGGTTGGTTCACATAGTTGGTTCACAAAAACTTTAATTTTACATCTGGCTAAAGATGTATGTAACAGGTGAGGCTGTCTGATGACAAACTATCTTGACTTTTTAAGGTGGATGCTGTTTTAAACCTGAGACGAGTAAAGCAGCTAT contains:
- the LOC140549599 gene encoding uncharacterized protein isoform X1, which translates into the protein MEKQKIYNLLQSQRLEKYYNNFLEMGIERDEDFLDSVTDKNLDDMGFTQAEKNRFSKMKSLINRLGTATGFPVKKTLEAYRLYYTFPTCQEQKEITGMDADQNTVEDLMLRLCYQEIISQGMSVCLFTADGMPFTDDPFFNTWSLRDRHIDNGDKLYAIFTPKENLKDSPQYRMQNDIKNEGPHTVHCHIMLKGNHEIKLDLEKNTLTDLKEKLSLTTGIPAQLFYPKDNNTRIYSETLNNLRISKDKTVHFILSSFHDIIPPLIETFHSDVKPSVPQTPKGLSIFFSTLQSIKNRHCGDEFKKVIAHIRKLSGCNALAQSLYQLICRATIITRVQKVAVVEGLYFLFREMLPSRTKRYGDKIIEDEDVFEHSPVCWAYLLSQGENESSEHENYAPISLKAQSTDLRLSEPVRIPGVPEVFDREYVLEKIKNSEKIPNCSEENLRETSIQRATDVEKMLLSLPPSIHPFPLWISYNADQTFCNFRIHLDKTYTQMSEELKKYPYINITPPLQLKALGTEGPCLVRLSEKNVGMYISKDKVTPQVIKVFDCLSGKEVSVNADELANLLRDIGADQTFRVTKTPKEAIVVLFDSSSSMKKECFDTQCQMTRIDAIKQVFDSFSNRCMAYGWSNFTLK